ttctttataatttttcttcagTATATTTTTactacaatttttttttaatttattataaaagaatcaatagtataactaaaaaaatactgaaaatatattatttttaatttgtattattatgaatttattttttcattttatatcttttttattttttaaaattttattagaaaaaatactaaaaatacatttaaaagATATcgaaagtttatttatttaacttgtataattataaatttttattaaaaattttgtctgataaaagatattaaaaatatatctaaaaaataccataatgatattatttttaatttgtattattatgaatttagttttattatatataaatatatgtattttttttagattttataaaaaatactaaaaatgtacctaaaaatactgaaaatttattattttaatttatattattataatttcttttaaatttcgTCCAAAAGAAAGTATTAAaagtatatctataaaatattaaaatgatcttaatttaactataatacTATCAAATCAGCCAAATGAGCAagatttaatatcttttatattatatttttatgtttggtatttatgaattaaataatatatgtacAATAACTAGTGTGTTTTGATGATATATAAATACGTATATTAAAAAAGActataatatatcaaaaatatactaaaatatagtttaaaatacatgaagatataattaatataaaattaaaaaaattatttaacagtaataaaaatatatttaaacaatACCAATTAAAAATAGGATGTGATAGTacagttaaaaaaaaactgtataaacaatttttttttaaaagaattgttaaaaaaaaaagacagtacttttgtaaaaaaaaCCTTAAAAATACTGGATTAACAAATTTACTCCTTTAAGTGATATTTAGGCATTCGGTTTTCAGTTTAAATAATCACGAGGACTTGCATTGCTTTAACTTGAGCATGAATATCATTCCATTACATTATTATTGGTTTGCACTATGAGTATAATAGTTAGTGAATTGATAATTGCAGTAGAGGTGTGAGGGACATACCTTTCTTGTCCCATACTATATACTAACCATCAGTTCAAATGCAAATTGGTACATTTCAATGCAGGTTGCTAAAGGTATTAGGTTAGGGAGGGTTTAGTGGAATCAGCTTGTAATAAAGAGGTGCTGCTTGGTGTACTCCTCATGAACCTCCAGGCACTACTGTTACCATTAGATAACATTATAAACGATAGGAGGATTAAGAAATGTACAAATACAATCTGAAAGGTTTAGTCTGATATAAGAGAACACGTTTTAAACTACTTGAATTAATATTAGTCAAACTCACAAAAAGTTAAGCACtgaatatcaaaaagaaaaaagaaaattgctcAACTGCATAAGAAAGACAGTAACTGAGACTCCACtgtttgataatatttctGCATCACCTGAAGTCAGTGTTACAGATATTTACAGTAAAGAAGTATCAGTTGTTCAACATTTTGATGTGGAAAGCCAAAGAAGTTATCAGAATGGTTATATGAAACGAGAGATCATATCTCTTGATGTAATCATACCAACTTCATATTCATTTGCCATCATACAAAATCTTGGAAACCAAACTTGTGACATAAGGGCCAATGAGCAGTCCATTTTATAGACTTAACCAAAAGGGCATGCAGCTCTTAGGAATCGGAACTGAACCAGCCAGTTGAGGAATCAGAACTGAACCGGCATGGGCTGGTTTTGTTGTTCTACTCCAAGGCACAAATACATGGAAGCAAGGGAGTTTGAGAACAGGACATAGGCATGCAATGAAAGACAGTAGCCATGATGAAACAAAGGCATCATCAGAAGAACAGTGTCAGTTATGATGCTAATTCATTCAAGCCCCCAAATGAAAGACACATCATCAAGGGTGATCAGACCATCTTGCCAACAAGAAGAGAATGCTCAGAACAACAATATTCCCTCGAGCAAATAGGGTTTCTTTATGCTGCTGAACCTATAGCCAATCTTCACTTCCTCATTCAGAGGCACTTGTTAGCCCATTTAGTGCTTATAATCTTCCTAGTGGCCTGAAAATTTGCTTCAGGTTTTTTTTAGAGCAATTCCAACTCAGGGTTTTTTGAAGGTGATTATCCagatttcataaatttaaggGTCAAATTGTCATTTaaactatatttaaaaatgagaaatttaatttattctccTTCTATTctatactaattattttcttttcaaacaaaaaaaattaaattatttgtttttttatatattcaacgtaatatttttttttcttttatattttatcctTATGTTAaccttatttataattagttttacaagattttataagtttatagaataatataataaatttaataaatatctatagaaaataaattagactttatttaattattttttataaagtttattaaacattttttaatttaaataaaatattaaaaaatcaattaatatgaaatggtgagaataatatattttgatgaaTATAGAGATATATAGACGTCCTATATAAACAGTCCAAtctattaaaaaacaaaaaaggaaaacttCATTAGACTATCATTTTGATTTAATGTATTTTGCtgtaatttacttttttatttttttattttaatactctATGGATATAACTGTTAATAAATAAcgatcaaattatataataacattAACAAATTTTGACATGGCACACAATAACCAATGTTCTTCCAACTGACACTTCAGCACTTGTTAACAGTGTTATGCAATTTGACCGTTATTTGTTAATGATCAATATCCACATAATgacaaaaagtaaattataaattttaaaacaaaaaaatattgaaatataagatagtttactaaatttttttttttttaaatcagcAACATTTCTGCACTAGCTAAGatactatataaataaatatctatttcAAATGACTAGAGCTAAGATAagcttaaataaatttcacttaAATTTTAGCATCATACACTtcaaattaggattttatttatgattaatttttattattatccaTGGATAAATAAGTTTATGAAAACATTTGAGGTTTAGCTCGAGTAGTAAGagcttttgttttgaaatCTCTCCATTATGTGagatgagtttttatttttatagcaaatgtaaataaataattatatctttttatataatttacgGCTAATTAGgctttctattaataaataaataaataaattatacgaAACATTAAACGGATAAACCTAACAAAAAGGATATACATTGTCGAAACTTAGATCAAGATATACAATTACTCATACATACGTAGACCCACTATTTTTCTGATCGTAGTTCAAGATTCCTTAAGAATCCAAAGAACCGGGCTCTTTtgataatttgattttgtttattattccCTTTGCAAATTTACAAGAGTTGTGTGGTTGGGATCTCTGGAGTCTCAAGAATTGGTAAAAGATCTTTCTATCCCAGAAGGATGGCCAATTGGTCCCCTGGCTGTCTCCTTATTACAACTTTGACCAAAAGGGTTAAACTTAAGACAATGCCTTAATTACACAAGGTAAAATCTAAAGTTAGACATCAAAATATTATCATGTTCAATCATGAAGCTGCTGTGATCTGCCACACCTCTCCTTTACATAAAGAGaggaaacaaacaaacaagaaGCAACCCTCATAAAAGCACATGATTATGTGAAAATGTCCATTTTACCCTTTTGCAAACATAATTTGTACCCAAAAGGGGAAGGACATCATCGGCCTTTTAAAGCTTAGAAAGAGGAATTACCTCCTCAAAGAAAGAGTGCAAGTCCCATGATGCAATTAAAGATAGAGTATCATcaatccaaaaaaataaataaagtataaaaaagaaaaaggaaagactGAAGAAGACAAATTAAAATCTGCTTTTGGCACTTACATTATCCTATGCTGTCTGAGGAAAAATAACAGTTTAATAGGTCACTTCAACATCACAACATCTTCCAAAtccttcatttttttaaagcaattttCTCTTCCTCTCAATCATTTTAGCTGCACACGTATCCTTTCCTTTGCACTAACccaattaatataatactaaacaAATACTAAAGGGCAGCGCTTTACACTCAAAAACagcaaataagaaaaagaaaggaaacagAATCTCCATTGTTATTATCTCTTCTACACTCTGCATAATACTGTATTTTCTTTGTTgatctttctctcttttactGCATAAGTTATGTTCCAAATCTGACACACTATagtgagagagaaagagaggtgAGGCAGAGAGCACCTCTCACACTACAGTACTGTGATGAACTCAAATACTGTTTCCTAGTTCCTTATCAAAGATTATGAGATAGCTTAAAGATTAAATCTTTTGATTGGGTATTTGTGATCTCTGTCTCATAGTTATTACATGAAGATTCGCTATCTGGGTCTTAAAAAATGGAAACTTTACAAAAATCCCATGTTCTACAAAAACCCCATGTTGTTAATATTGATGATGCTGATATAGAGGGAAGTAGCAGTCATCACCATCAGTCAGACGATGAAGAGCAAAGAAGCTCTTCAAGTGAGTCTGGCTCGAGCAGTGAGATTGCGAAAGAGAGTAGATCCTCTGTGTCTGAGGCGGATCTGGAGTGTGGGATGACTGAGATTAAGGTACATTTGTCAAAGGTTGAAAGAGATTGCAGGATTTGTCATCTTAGTTTAGATGCTGGAAATCAAGATGGTGGTATGCCTATTGAGTTGGGTTGTTCTTGTAAAGATGATCTCGCTGCTGCTCACAGGCAGTGCGCAGAAGCTTGGTTCAAGATTAAGGGAAACAAGTAAGTATCTAAATGAGGAAAAGAACTGACCTTTTACTTTTGTTGTAGTTGTTGAGTTAGTTACCAATTTGTTTCTATTCTTGGCATTTggtaccttttttttttgtgtgtatCTATCACGACTCTTAGTAAAGTATGCTACTAATCTGGCAAACATAGATGTCAACTTGTTGGTTCTCggtgttttatatatttaaatgttCTCAGACGTTTTAACGTCGGCAGTAGAGACAAACAAGAGAGTCAATTCTATTTGTAGGCAGGAGTATTGCTACTCTTGCCTTCAATTTTAAACTGGCTTTGTATATTTTCTGACAAGGCAATATGATGCTACTGCTAACAAATTTAAGGATAGAAAGCGACTATGACAAATCGAATAATGTCATATTAGGTGAAATAATTGAAgccataataataaagaaagagtTGATTGTTGATTGCTGTTATAAATAAGCTCCATGGTGTCTTAGTTGGTTGTTGTCTGAAGTTGTTTTTGAAGTTTGTTGctaaaggtatatttgtttagCATAAAATTCTGGAACGATATAGTGAAAATCGTGCAATGAGGATCATGTTGTTGCAAGAAACATGTGAACTCTCTCTAGTTAATAGAAACTAAGTTTAGAATAAAATCCACTTCTATAGAGTAAAAACAATGAATGTAAAATCAGTTTAGCAAAAAATGCAACCACCAAATTTCCTACTGATATACCAATTATGCAAATGTTCTTTCAATTATCTGCTTTCTTTTGTTGTCAAAACAAATGTGTCCCTTTGTCCTATATAATTTCAGTATTTCTTTTGAATCAAGTTGGAGTATATAATTGGAAGGATGTTTATTTCTAGGTTAATATACTTTCCACTTGCAGATGTTTCCAATATAAACGAAGAGTAtggaatcaaattttatttttcagtttgCAAGAATTGGATCAATCATCAATATATTTGTTTGGCACTCAGTAGTTTAAAAATGCTTGCATATGAGAAAGTCAGGTACCCCCTTCCAATTTGTCATGTTGTCTAAATTGATGGCATCTCAAATATTGCTGTCTTATGACATTGATGGCTTATGAAGACTAACTAAAGCGGATTATTGACACTGtattcaaagaaagaaaagtttagtTGGGTGGCCTTAGTCAATTGACCATATCTGTTTCAAGATTTCCACCAGTATTGTAGTCCTAACATATTGTATCAGCGTCTCCACTTAAATTACCTTTTCCCATTTAAACAATTGTTATCATTAACTTATAGAGCTTTTGATGATTTACATTCAAATTCCATTGTAACAATATTGTCTCTTGGAATACATATGAAGGAAACATATATTAGTTCATAAATTTACTTAATGAGGCTTTTTATGTTTGACTGCATGTACAATACGTGATTCCCATGGTGTGCTTGGTATCTACTTTACAGAAATTTCTTATGTCTGCTATATTCTGGAATTACCGTATATTTTATTCGAGGACATCCTTTATGGAATTCCTGGGAAAGTAGATTTGCTTTTGGGGTTTAGTTTTCAGGTATCTTTACTTATAAACCATCCAACTGGCTTCCTTTCTGGTCTATTATCGGTTTCTGAGTTCTATAAGAGTATTAAGTTTTGGTCCTGCAACTGTATTGTATAACTGGAAAACAGTCTACCATTCAAAAACCTTTATGCATTAGGAAAAATCTCTACATAGGGAAGATGGGGAATGAACATTCATCCACCTTTATATCTTGAAATTCTTAATTGGAGCATACAGACTCACCCTGTGCATTTTCATGTGTTATACAGCAGGCAATCCATTGCTCTTGCCAGCAAATCCTTTTTGAGGAATTAAGATTGAGCTGCCATGTAGTGctggaaaaaggaaaatgcacACCATGTACAGTCAAAATTGAACATCCATGAATATTGATTTCAAATGCAGAAACAGGTGTTCAACACCCTGGGTAGTTGCCATGGAAAAGTTGGTCTacaaaatttaacttttaatatcattttccCTGTCATTGTTTAGAATTTTAGTTATTAGAGGCAGAATATCAGTTTCTCCATGTGGTTTCTTACTACATTGTGTAGGTTGTGTATGCTGTGCACAAATCACTCATTACATATAAATGTTAAGTTTTGATTATCACCAGCCTAGAAGACACCTGCCTAAGGTTGTAGCAATTTTTTGGTCCCCTCTAGGCCTATCTTTTTAACTGCCATCATGTTGTCTTCTTCCTGTTTGATTCTACCATCCTTGTTTTCTAGATTGCTCTTACTAGACTTGGTTCCATCTTTCAACAACTGTAAATCTTTCATCTCAGGTCATTTCTCTACTGATATAAATCTATATTATGAGTCAATTTGCATGTTTCggaactcaaaattgcctcAATACATTTGTCCCTGGTAAAGTAACAGCTTCaatattgaatattaaaatgCATAGATGTTGAAGAGGATGAAGTAATTAGTTATAGTTGTTGAGGATACCTTTCTATGAAGTAAATGGAGCACTGATGCATGACAGTTTCAGattattttggtttttcttaagttttaATGTCAATGGTTATTGGGGAGCATGGACCATTGAAATAGTATGTCAATTAGGTAACCAAGTGCAAAATGCCTTGGAAGCTGCCAATTCTTGGAAAAATGGTCAAGTGATGGATCAAGTCCAGGTATTGCTCTGCAGACCATAAAGGGCATTGACTTTTAGTTTCCATCTAAATTTAGGATGAACTAAAACTGACAAGATTGGGAATTCTGTTTGCAACTTtgatttttcattctttgacaaTAAAATGGAAATTACTCTCCATACTGATCAACGAGAACCATTACTATTATTGTCTATGGTTTTTGTTTGTTGTCCGGCGAAACATGTTTGATGTTTAACAGTATTGATCTGTGGGAATAGTTACTTTTGCACCAAGTTTGCCTTACattttggtttttgtttttctgaCTCAATTGCAGGGTGCTAATAGTGCACATGGTAcatttttgtttctcttttgaCTTGAACAATTTGGAGGATGCTAATTAGTGCACATAGTACATAATTATTGTTGTCTTTACCTCGTGTTTGGAAAAGGAAATATAGTCTTCCCGACTTATATGGATCATACTAGGCATATGATTGATTTATGCATGGTGATTCAgaacaaaatatatatcagGATGTTAGTGTATTATTAATCGAATTTTAGAAGTGATTTTATTGTTGGCTTGCAGAACCTGTGAGATTTGCGGATCAGTTGCCCGAAATGTTACTGGTCCAAATGAGGTTGAATTGGTAGAGCAGTGGAATGAAGCCAATGAAGCTGCAGTAGCAACCGCAGTTCCATCAGTACACACAGCAGAGACGCGACACTTCTGGCAGGGCCACCGATTCCTGAATTTCTTGCTAGCATGTATGGTCTTTGCCTTTGTCATCTCTTGGCTCTTTCACTTCAATGTACCTTCATAGTCATGCATTTGAGCACTGTGATTTTCTTGAATTCGATGATTGAAGAGATGCCAAGTACCATGGCTGAGTGCATATGCAGGTACCAACTCTCTGCCAATTGATAAAGAAAGTTATTCCCCTATCTATGTTCTGTTTATATTAGTATCAGAGCTCGAAGACAACATTCTGTAACCTGTTCTTTGTTAGCGATG
The nucleotide sequence above comes from Ricinus communis isolate WT05 ecotype wild-type chromosome 6, ASM1957865v1, whole genome shotgun sequence. Encoded proteins:
- the LOC8287254 gene encoding E3 ubiquitin-protein ligase MARCHF8 codes for the protein METLQKSHVLQKPHVVNIDDADIEGSSSHHHQSDDEEQRSSSSESGSSSEIAKESRSSVSEADLECGMTEIKVHLSKVERDCRICHLSLDAGNQDGGMPIELGCSCKDDLAAAHRQCAEAWFKIKGNKTCEICGSVARNVTGPNEVELVEQWNEANEAAVATAVPSVHTAETRHFWQGHRFLNFLLACMVFAFVISWLFHFNVPS